From one Basilea psittacipulmonis DSM 24701 genomic stretch:
- the cysE gene encoding serine O-acetyltransferase, with translation MEKRLIENAQLWSIICQEAKNACANEPILTSFLHQTVLSHDSFERMLAFHLSNKLAGPIIDSCSLYEICLDALNKQKNIVKSALDDIQAYYLRDAACESYSQPLLYHKGYHATQAHRINHFLWEQGRKTLAFFLQNRISEVFAVDIHPAARIGSGIMIDHATGVVIGETVIMGDNISILHGVTLGGSGKERGDRHPKIEDGVLIGANASILGNIRVGRCAKIGAGSVVVNDVAAHTTVVGVPAKTIIRKLADIPASDMDQSI, from the coding sequence ATGGAAAAACGACTCATTGAAAACGCTCAGTTATGGTCAATTATTTGCCAAGAAGCTAAAAACGCTTGTGCTAATGAGCCAATTCTTACTAGTTTTCTTCATCAAACTGTCCTTAGTCACGATAGTTTTGAACGAATGTTGGCTTTCCATTTATCAAATAAATTAGCTGGCCCCATTATCGACTCGTGTTCGCTTTACGAAATCTGTTTAGATGCACTTAATAAACAGAAAAATATCGTAAAGTCTGCATTGGACGATATTCAAGCCTATTATTTAAGAGATGCTGCTTGTGAAAGCTATTCGCAACCCTTGCTATATCACAAAGGTTATCATGCGACTCAAGCTCACCGTATTAACCACTTTCTTTGGGAACAAGGCCGCAAAACTTTGGCTTTTTTCTTACAAAACAGAATTTCTGAAGTGTTTGCGGTGGATATTCATCCTGCAGCAAGAATTGGCAGTGGCATTATGATTGACCATGCAACAGGTGTCGTCATCGGTGAAACGGTTATCATGGGCGATAATATTTCCATTCTTCATGGCGTGACGCTAGGAGGCTCAGGAAAAGAACGTGGTGATCGCCATCCTAAAATTGAAGATGGCGTACTCATTGGTGCGAACGCCTCTATTTTGGGCAATATTCGTGTCGGTCGTTGTGCCAAAATTGGTGCCGGTAGCGTAGTGGTCAATGATGTGGCCGCTCATACGACTGTTGTCGGGGTTCCTGCTAAAACCATCATACGAAAACTAGCCGACATTCCCGCTAGTGATATGGACCAAAGTATTTAA
- a CDS encoding accessory factor UbiK family protein translates to MSSPFDMIQKNVQDLISNTPIEDIQNNVKSIVSQALSKLDLVTRDEFNTQVELVKDLQERVEALEAKLQENE, encoded by the coding sequence ATGTCTAGTCCATTTGATATGATTCAAAAAAATGTTCAAGATTTGATTTCTAATACCCCCATTGAAGATATTCAAAACAATGTGAAATCAATCGTTAGCCAAGCATTGTCAAAATTAGATTTGGTTACCAGAGATGAGTTCAATACGCAAGTAGAGCTTGTTAAAGATCTACAGGAACGTGTCGAAGCACTTGAAGCAAAACTTCAAGAGAATGAATAA
- a CDS encoding class I SAM-dependent methyltransferase — protein MSFQLHTQLPEPSEEEFLFSQQCAATILQKGHILGFDEFMNLALYTPHYGYYTGPIQKFSCDQKHMGDFITAPELSPWFARTLAQQISQVLTHLSTPQILEFGAGTGKLAHDLIETLLPDFPDLSYQILELSPDLKKRQHETNQAFLSHITWLDQLPQDFEGVIIANEVLDAMPVKRFLKQNDHYYELKVIPQSSSSPISFKFTETPASSELIDDIKKCFVHWPSFAQDFDIELPEHYTSELHYQAQAWTQSLANRLNKGLILLIDYGYDQATYYHPLRHEGTLMAHFHHLAHADVLRNPGIQDITAHVNFTAIADTAYQAGLDVMGYTTQKHFLINAGLLTLLAKHLNPQETTSYAKEIAPVQKLISESEMGEVFKVLALGKNITMLEDRLIGFTQFDKRAYL, from the coding sequence ATGAGTTTCCAGCTTCACACCCAACTTCCAGAGCCCAGTGAAGAAGAGTTTTTATTCAGTCAGCAATGTGCGGCTACCATTCTTCAAAAAGGCCATATACTAGGGTTTGATGAGTTTATGAATCTAGCCCTGTACACCCCCCATTACGGTTACTATACAGGCCCAATACAAAAATTCTCCTGCGATCAAAAGCATATGGGGGATTTTATTACAGCCCCAGAACTTTCCCCTTGGTTTGCTCGAACATTGGCCCAACAAATTAGCCAAGTACTCACTCATCTTTCCACACCACAGATACTGGAATTTGGGGCAGGCACAGGAAAACTGGCTCATGATTTGATTGAAACTTTATTACCTGATTTTCCAGATTTAAGCTACCAAATTTTAGAGTTATCTCCTGATCTGAAAAAACGACAACATGAGACCAACCAAGCTTTTTTATCGCATATCACATGGTTAGATCAGTTACCCCAAGACTTTGAAGGCGTGATCATTGCCAATGAAGTGCTAGACGCTATGCCCGTCAAACGTTTTTTAAAACAAAACGACCATTACTATGAACTAAAGGTGATTCCTCAATCTTCATCATCCCCCATAAGCTTTAAATTTACTGAGACACCCGCCTCATCCGAGTTGATCGACGATATTAAAAAATGTTTTGTGCATTGGCCATCATTTGCTCAAGATTTTGATATTGAACTACCTGAACACTATACATCTGAACTTCATTATCAAGCTCAAGCATGGACTCAGTCTTTAGCAAACCGCCTGAATAAAGGGCTAATTCTGTTAATTGATTATGGCTATGATCAAGCCACTTATTACCACCCTCTTCGTCATGAGGGTACACTTATGGCTCATTTTCATCATCTTGCTCATGCTGATGTATTACGCAATCCAGGTATTCAGGACATTACCGCACATGTCAATTTTACAGCCATCGCTGATACCGCTTATCAGGCTGGATTAGATGTAATGGGCTATACCACCCAAAAACACTTTCTAATCAATGCAGGCTTACTCACCTTACTGGCTAAGCATCTCAATCCCCAAGAAACCACGAGTTATGCCAAGGAAATTGCCCCTGTCCAAAAACTTATTTCAGAAAGTGAAATGGGCGAAGTTTTTAAAGTCTTAGCTTTAGGCAAAAATATCACCATGCTAGAGGATCGCCTCATCGGTTTTACACAGTTTGACAAACGTGCTTATTTATAA
- a CDS encoding HIT family protein, with translation MNPSCLLCQPDKSQDIIWENHKLRVVFGQDPHFPNYTKVIWKEHAKEMSDLSAIDQIYLFKVMVVIEEVQKHLLKADKVNLAQFGNKVPHLHWHIIPRYSNDPKFPEAYFHPHLLRPVDERYLLEQENLHLLYRDALTELMEDLSKHYGALLESGLITIGTDEDDLDDEEHDDEEDVEFLTKLPNNRKYS, from the coding sequence ATGAACCCATCCTGCCTACTATGCCAGCCCGATAAATCTCAAGACATTATCTGGGAGAATCATAAACTTCGCGTCGTCTTTGGACAAGATCCTCATTTTCCGAATTACACGAAAGTCATCTGGAAAGAACATGCCAAAGAAATGAGTGATTTAAGTGCGATTGACCAAATTTACTTATTTAAGGTCATGGTCGTTATAGAAGAAGTCCAAAAACATTTACTAAAAGCTGATAAGGTAAATTTGGCTCAGTTTGGCAATAAAGTACCGCATCTTCATTGGCATATTATTCCTCGTTACTCAAACGATCCTAAATTTCCAGAGGCTTATTTTCATCCTCACTTATTGCGACCCGTTGATGAACGGTATCTTTTAGAACAAGAAAATTTACACCTTCTTTATCGTGATGCATTGACTGAACTGATGGAAGACCTCAGCAAACATTACGGTGCTCTTTTGGAATCTGGCCTTATCACTATCGGCACCGATGAAGATGATCTAGACGATGAAGAACATGATGACGAAGAGGATGTTGAATTTCTAACAAAACTGCCCAATAATCGAAAATATTCATAA
- the trpC gene encoding indole-3-glycerol phosphate synthase TrpC, translated as MNTYLDKILDTKKEEILELKKRFSVKDLESLCLTPTRGFERAMLSRLAEKKPAVIAEVKKASPSKGLIREDFKPAEIAQAYEDGGATCLSVLTDERYFQGHESYIRLVKEHCHLPVLRKDFMIDPLQIAHARALGADAILLIVAALSPTQLQELASYAHELHLDVLVEIHDEKELETALTLNTRLLGINNRNLKTFETTLETTLSLLPLIPDDKMVITESAIKHHDDVIMMMNHHVYGFLVGESLMRQNDVALALKKLIGH; from the coding sequence ATGAATACTTATTTAGATAAAATACTGGATACCAAAAAAGAAGAAATTCTTGAACTCAAAAAAAGATTTTCTGTAAAAGACCTTGAATCCTTATGTTTGACACCCACCAGAGGTTTTGAACGAGCCATGCTGTCTCGTTTAGCAGAGAAAAAACCTGCTGTCATCGCTGAAGTTAAAAAGGCCTCTCCCTCAAAAGGACTGATTCGAGAAGATTTTAAACCCGCAGAAATTGCTCAGGCGTATGAAGACGGCGGTGCTACCTGTTTATCTGTACTTACCGATGAACGCTATTTTCAAGGACATGAATCGTACATTCGTCTTGTCAAAGAGCATTGTCATCTGCCTGTTTTACGAAAAGATTTCATGATAGATCCTTTGCAAATCGCCCACGCTCGTGCATTGGGGGCAGATGCTATTTTGCTAATTGTGGCGGCGTTGTCACCAACACAATTACAAGAGTTGGCTTCTTACGCTCATGAACTTCATTTAGATGTGCTGGTGGAAATTCATGATGAGAAAGAATTAGAAACTGCGTTGACTTTAAACACTCGTTTACTAGGTATCAATAATCGCAATTTAAAAACGTTTGAAACTACTTTAGAAACCACGCTTTCTTTATTACCTTTAATTCCAGATGATAAAATGGTGATTACCGAAAGTGCCATCAAACATCACGATGACGTTATCATGATGATGAATCATCACGTTTATGGCTTTTTAGTCGGCGAAAGTTTAATGCGACAAAACGATGTTGCTTTGGCCTTAAAAAAACTAATTGGACACTAA
- the trpD gene encoding anthranilate phosphoribosyltransferase has protein sequence MNYHEALTRCIEHREIFHDEMLSLMRQMMSGVMPESVMAALLMGLRVKKETIGEITAAATVMREFSTKVDVPHPEQLLDLCGTGGDGMKTFNISTATMFVAAAAGVKIAKHGNRSASSSSGSADVLEALGVKLDLTPEEIKESIERTGIGFMFAPRHHSAMKYVAPVRKLLGVKTIFNILGPLTNPARAANQLMGVFHPDLVGIQVRVLKQLGSQHVLVIHGEDGLDEATLCGHTLVGELKDGEIAEYRIHPHDFGLNTVDSLQALVVENAQESAQMIRDVLDNQAGVARDIVIYNAGLAIYAGNQANSIQEGIVKATEMIETGQAKQYFQHFCQFHAA, from the coding sequence ATGAATTACCATGAAGCACTAACCCGTTGTATCGAGCATCGTGAAATCTTTCATGACGAAATGCTCAGTTTAATGCGACAAATGATGTCTGGTGTGATGCCAGAATCTGTTATGGCTGCATTACTAATGGGATTAAGAGTCAAAAAAGAAACCATTGGAGAAATCACGGCGGCGGCGACGGTGATGCGAGAATTTTCCACCAAGGTTGATGTACCTCATCCCGAACAGCTATTAGACTTGTGTGGCACAGGTGGAGATGGAATGAAGACATTCAATATATCAACCGCCACGATGTTTGTTGCTGCCGCAGCAGGCGTGAAAATCGCTAAACATGGTAATCGAAGTGCATCAAGTTCTAGTGGAAGTGCTGATGTATTAGAAGCATTGGGAGTCAAACTTGATTTAACTCCTGAAGAAATCAAAGAAAGTATCGAACGAACGGGTATTGGCTTTATGTTTGCCCCTCGCCATCACAGTGCGATGAAATATGTTGCGCCAGTACGAAAATTACTTGGCGTTAAAACTATTTTTAATATTTTGGGCCCTTTGACCAACCCTGCTCGTGCGGCCAACCAACTCATGGGGGTTTTTCATCCAGACTTGGTGGGAATTCAGGTCAGAGTACTCAAACAACTCGGATCTCAACACGTCTTGGTGATTCACGGTGAAGATGGTTTAGACGAAGCGACTTTATGCGGTCATACCTTAGTAGGCGAACTAAAAGACGGTGAGATTGCTGAATATCGCATTCATCCTCATGATTTCGGACTAAACACAGTTGATTCATTACAAGCATTAGTCGTGGAAAACGCTCAAGAATCGGCTCAAATGATTAGAGATGTTTTGGATAACCAAGCAGGTGTCGCCAGAGATATTGTGATATATAACGCAGGTTTGGCTATCTATGCAGGAAATCAGGCCAATAGCATTCAAGAAGGTATTGTTAAAGCCACTGAAATGATTGAAACGGGTCAAGCTAAACAGTATTTTCAACACTTTTGTCAATTCCACGCCGCATAA
- a CDS encoding anthranilate synthase component II, translating into MLLMLDNYDSFTYNLVQYFGELGEQVVVRRNDETTIAEIEALNPDRICISPGPCDPDQAGISLAVIEHFKGKKPILGVCLGHQAIGQAFGGKVVRAKEIMHGKTSLITHTGTDVFKDIPSPFTVIRYHSLAVDKDSLPDCLSITAHTDDGEIMGLAHKTLPIFGVQFHPESILSEHGHALLKNFLLIK; encoded by the coding sequence ATGTTACTCATGTTAGATAACTATGACTCCTTTACTTACAACCTAGTTCAGTATTTTGGAGAGTTAGGTGAACAGGTGGTCGTTCGCCGAAATGACGAAACTACCATAGCGGAAATTGAAGCATTAAACCCTGATCGCATCTGCATCTCACCCGGCCCCTGCGATCCCGATCAAGCTGGAATTAGTTTAGCGGTCATTGAACATTTTAAAGGAAAGAAACCCATATTAGGCGTGTGTTTGGGTCACCAAGCGATTGGACAAGCTTTTGGTGGAAAGGTCGTCCGAGCAAAAGAAATTATGCACGGCAAGACTTCTTTAATCACCCATACGGGCACAGATGTATTTAAAGATATCCCCTCGCCATTTACCGTGATTCGTTACCATTCATTAGCCGTCGATAAAGACAGTTTGCCTGATTGTCTGAGCATCACAGCTCATACCGACGATGGCGAAATTATGGGATTGGCACATAAAACACTCCCTATTTTTGGTGTCCAATTTCACCCAGAATCCATTCTTTCTGAACATGGACACGCATTATTAAAGAACTTTTTACTGATCAAATAG
- the trpE gene encoding anthranilate synthase component I, translated as MTEIEFNALAAQGYNRIPIVQETYADLDTTLGIYLKLAHSDKRHGRMSCLLESVVGGERFGRYSFIGLPAKTFIRSTGNITEVVTDDEVVERHEGDPLEFIKQYQERFKVRLSPGLPRFAGGLAGYFGYDTVRHIEPSLGPAVKPWPKDMKGVPDILLMQVDELVIVDNVIGRTYLVIYVDPSVEESYTKAQKRLIELRMNLRKPVEIPYSLASLVTEEIRDFKKEDYLNAVKKAKAHIEAGDLMQVQVGQVIAKPFRDAPLSLYRSLRSLNPSPYMYFWNFGDFQVVGSSPEILVRQEVVLNEELKEETNVVIRPLAGTRRRGETPAEDKMLAQDLLNDPKERAEHVMLIDLARNDIGRVAEIGSVTVTDQMVIENYSHVMHLVSNVKGKLKQGMNAIDILRATFPAGTLTGAPKVKAMEIIDELEPVRRGIYGGAAGYISYNGTMDLAIAIRTAIIKDGMLYVQASAGIVADSDPEKEWQETEHKARAVLRAAEQVQYGLDQPI; from the coding sequence ATGACAGAAATTGAATTTAACGCACTCGCCGCCCAAGGATACAACCGTATTCCGATTGTCCAAGAAACTTATGCCGATCTTGATACGACTTTAGGCATTTATCTAAAACTAGCCCATAGCGACAAAAGACATGGACGCATGAGCTGTTTATTAGAATCTGTAGTCGGCGGTGAACGATTTGGACGTTACTCCTTTATTGGTTTGCCTGCTAAGACTTTTATTCGTTCCACAGGAAATATCACCGAAGTGGTCACGGATGATGAAGTCGTCGAGCGTCACGAAGGCGATCCCCTTGAATTTATCAAACAATACCAAGAACGATTTAAAGTACGTTTATCTCCTGGTTTACCACGTTTTGCGGGAGGTCTGGCAGGATATTTTGGTTATGACACAGTTCGTCATATTGAACCCAGTTTAGGCCCTGCTGTTAAACCTTGGCCAAAAGACATGAAAGGCGTGCCAGACATTTTATTAATGCAAGTAGATGAATTAGTGATTGTCGATAATGTCATTGGACGCACTTATTTGGTTATTTATGTCGATCCTAGCGTAGAAGAAAGCTATACAAAAGCTCAAAAGCGTTTGATCGAACTGAGAATGAATTTGCGAAAACCCGTTGAAATTCCTTACAGTCTAGCCAGTTTAGTCACCGAAGAAATTCGCGATTTCAAAAAAGAAGATTATTTAAATGCTGTCAAAAAGGCCAAAGCACATATTGAAGCAGGCGATCTCATGCAAGTCCAAGTTGGCCAAGTGATCGCTAAACCTTTTAGAGATGCACCTTTATCTCTTTACCGTTCGTTACGTTCATTAAACCCCTCTCCTTACATGTATTTCTGGAATTTTGGAGACTTCCAAGTCGTTGGTTCATCGCCAGAAATTTTAGTACGTCAAGAAGTGGTGTTAAATGAAGAGTTGAAAGAAGAAACAAATGTTGTGATCCGACCTTTAGCAGGCACTCGTCGTCGTGGAGAAACCCCAGCCGAAGATAAAATGCTGGCCCAAGATCTACTCAACGATCCTAAAGAAAGAGCGGAACACGTCATGTTAATTGATTTAGCACGAAATGATATTGGACGTGTTGCTGAAATAGGTTCGGTCACCGTTACCGATCAGATGGTTATCGAAAACTACTCCCATGTTATGCACTTAGTTTCTAATGTCAAAGGCAAATTAAAACAAGGCATGAATGCAATTGATATCTTACGTGCCACGTTCCCTGCAGGTACCTTGACTGGTGCCCCTAAAGTGAAAGCGATGGAGATTATCGATGAGTTAGAACCTGTCAGACGAGGTATTTATGGTGGTGCTGCAGGCTATATTAGCTACAATGGCACGATGGACTTAGCCATTGCAATTCGTACTGCCATTATCAAAGATGGCATGCTTTACGTACAAGCTTCTGCAGGCATTGTGGCGGATTCTGATCCTGAAAAAGAATGGCAGGAAACTGAACATAAAGCACGTGCTGTACTTAGAGCTGCTGAACAAGTTCAATACGGACTTGACCAACCTATCTAA
- a CDS encoding phosphoglycolate phosphatase, producing the protein MKKAVFFDLDGTLINSVPDVALACQKMLAELQRPILPESRIQAFLGKGARTLVARCLSNDITHYEVDKDVLEPALQLFRQYYRQHNGEKATLYPYTRETLDTLYSMGVTLALVTNKPSAFTPDLLKKFQLDHYFDLLVCGDTCEHEKPHPAPILYALETLNLTASEVVFVGDSENDTLAAQAAQMDVLLLPYGYTEGKSLSDLNPTAFIQDLRGVIDYIVQN; encoded by the coding sequence ATGAAGAAAGCTGTATTTTTTGACCTAGATGGCACGTTAATCAATAGTGTCCCTGATGTTGCACTGGCTTGCCAAAAAATGTTGGCCGAGCTTCAACGCCCTATTTTGCCAGAATCAAGAATCCAAGCATTTTTGGGCAAAGGAGCTAGAACCCTAGTTGCCCGCTGTTTAAGCAACGATATTACACATTATGAAGTCGATAAAGACGTGCTTGAACCCGCACTACAGCTTTTTAGACAATACTATCGACAACACAATGGTGAAAAAGCCACTCTCTATCCATACACGCGAGAAACCTTGGATACCCTTTATTCCATGGGTGTGACCTTGGCACTCGTGACCAATAAGCCATCTGCTTTTACGCCAGACCTTTTAAAGAAATTTCAACTTGATCACTACTTTGACCTATTGGTTTGTGGTGATACCTGTGAGCATGAAAAACCGCATCCAGCCCCAATCTTATACGCATTAGAAACATTAAATCTTACTGCTTCAGAAGTCGTGTTTGTTGGGGATTCAGAAAATGACACGCTTGCCGCCCAAGCTGCACAGATGGATGTATTGTTATTGCCTTATGGCTACACAGAGGGCAAATCACTATCTGACTTGAATCCTACTGCATTTATCCAAGATTTAAGAGGTGTGATTGATTATATTGTGCAAAACTAA